Proteins found in one Streptomyces sp. NBC_00461 genomic segment:
- a CDS encoding S53 family peptidase, producing MHIARIGLGVAAATSAAALAVTAQGTAAPAAVPHTLAVPAVAGHNLAHGVSSPLNSEQCQAKWHINCYNPLQYRKAYDLNALYRKGVTGKGRTIVIVDSYGSPTVQHDLDVYSRQFGLPSTKVKVVKWGHVPAFDPKNSDMTGWAGETTLDVELAHAVAPAAKIVLVETAVSETEGTTGLPEMMDAEKHLIDQNVGDVISQSFGATENTFPGFDKGDFSSIKKLRYAFQDADRKHVTVLAASGDGGATDLKLDGKTYYDKRVNSWPSADPLVTSIGGTQLHLNDKGDRLKPDSVYNDYGSGGGGQSHVFTRPSFQDGVKNVVGTRRGTPDISMTAAVNGGAWTYESYDPTAVGWGVTGGTSEATPIFAGIVALADQVAGHRVGNIQKAMYSLYAHNAKANGVVDVNDGTDNSYEGVTGYKAVNGYDLATGVGTIDALRFVPALARASHHG from the coding sequence ATGCACATAGCCCGAATCGGGCTGGGCGTCGCGGCTGCCACGTCCGCCGCCGCCCTCGCGGTCACCGCACAGGGGACCGCCGCGCCCGCCGCCGTACCGCACACCCTGGCGGTACCGGCCGTCGCCGGGCACAACCTGGCGCACGGGGTGAGCAGCCCGCTGAACAGCGAGCAGTGCCAGGCCAAGTGGCACATCAACTGCTACAACCCGCTCCAGTACCGCAAGGCGTACGACCTGAACGCCCTTTACCGCAAGGGCGTCACGGGCAAGGGCCGCACCATCGTCATCGTCGACTCGTACGGCTCCCCGACCGTGCAGCACGATCTCGACGTCTACAGCAGGCAGTTCGGCCTGCCCAGCACCAAGGTGAAGGTGGTCAAGTGGGGGCACGTGCCCGCCTTCGACCCCAAGAACAGTGACATGACCGGCTGGGCCGGCGAGACGACCCTGGACGTCGAGCTGGCGCACGCGGTGGCACCCGCCGCCAAGATCGTCCTGGTGGAGACGGCGGTCTCCGAGACCGAGGGCACCACCGGTCTGCCGGAGATGATGGACGCCGAGAAGCACCTGATCGACCAGAACGTCGGCGACGTCATCAGCCAGAGCTTCGGCGCCACGGAGAACACCTTCCCCGGCTTCGACAAGGGCGACTTCTCCAGCATCAAGAAGCTGCGGTACGCCTTCCAGGACGCCGACCGCAAGCACGTCACCGTCCTCGCGGCCTCCGGTGACGGCGGCGCGACCGACCTCAAGCTGGACGGCAAGACGTACTACGACAAGCGCGTCAACTCCTGGCCCTCCGCGGACCCGCTGGTCACCTCGATCGGCGGCACCCAGCTCCACCTGAACGACAAGGGCGACCGCCTCAAGCCGGACAGCGTCTACAACGACTACGGCTCCGGTGGTGGCGGCCAGTCCCACGTCTTCACCCGCCCGTCCTTCCAGGACGGCGTGAAGAACGTCGTCGGCACCCGCCGCGGCACCCCGGACATCTCGATGACCGCCGCGGTCAACGGCGGCGCGTGGACCTACGAAAGCTACGACCCGACCGCCGTCGGCTGGGGCGTCACCGGCGGCACCAGCGAGGCCACCCCGATCTTCGCGGGCATCGTCGCGCTCGCCGACCAGGTGGCCGGCCACCGGGTGGGCAACATCCAGAAGGCCATGTACAGCCTCTACGCCCACAACGCCAAGGCCAACGGCGTCGTCGACGTCAACGACGGCACCGACAACAGCTACGAAGGCGTCACCGGCTACAAGGCCGTGAACGGCTACGACCTCGCCACCGGCGTCGGCACCATCGACGCCCTGCGCTTCGTCCCGGCCCTCGCGAGGGCGAGCCACCACGGCTGA
- a CDS encoding SCO5918 family protein yields the protein MRCVIARFPFDFTKFEVEHSMEGIKPEAVTGVSVTIGRRTFPVMQVGEIITRQNRRDFTVGEVRRALTRLGFTCHDAPPAPPAAPASPADQPAPWQVTGVNWD from the coding sequence ATGCGCTGCGTCATCGCCCGTTTTCCCTTCGACTTCACCAAGTTCGAGGTGGAGCACTCGATGGAGGGCATCAAGCCCGAAGCCGTCACGGGAGTGTCCGTGACCATCGGCCGCCGCACCTTCCCCGTCATGCAGGTCGGCGAGATCATCACCAGGCAGAACCGTCGCGACTTCACCGTGGGCGAGGTGCGCAGGGCACTGACCCGGCTCGGCTTCACCTGTCATGACGCCCCGCCCGCCCCTCCTGCCGCGCCCGCCTCGCCCGCAGATCAGCCCGCGCCGTGGCAGGTGACGGGCGTCAACTGGGACTGA
- a CDS encoding COG1470 family protein has product MPAVTVAPGDTATTTLTVRNDSDIVEAYSLEVVGDCAPWTTVEPARVSLYPSTSETVTLRLEPPRSHEIRAGELPLGVRVLPTEHPETVRVLETTVHIQEFHELRTELAPRRRRGWLRGRYRLAVQNQGNTPVQVGFTPGQAGEELAFAFTPAKPKLEPGESAEIGLRVRTGKPVWFGAPVVWPFTVDTAEDGEQEEPSPYENAVRTPLDAEFVQIPIFPKWLLALLAALLALLIAWFLLVRPAVRSAAKDAADEAVQARPTPAGQQTPGNSGSGGAGSATPGGQGSGGSAGAGGDGGGTGGGGTAGGGQQSSQTIDVQSASGETKPGTYTVPKDSVFEVTDIVVANFQGDEGLLTISFGDRKITTIAMETFRNQDYHWVTPIKIPEGDAVSIEVTCNKPGTPATGRRAKGCHEVLNVSGVLRSTKQ; this is encoded by the coding sequence ATCCCGGCCGTGACGGTGGCGCCTGGGGACACCGCCACGACGACTCTGACCGTCCGCAACGACAGCGACATCGTCGAGGCGTACAGCCTGGAGGTCGTCGGGGACTGCGCACCCTGGACCACCGTGGAACCCGCGCGGGTCTCGCTCTATCCCAGCACCTCCGAAACGGTGACGCTCCGTCTGGAGCCGCCGCGTTCGCACGAGATACGGGCCGGCGAGCTGCCGCTCGGCGTGCGGGTCCTGCCGACCGAGCACCCCGAGACCGTGCGGGTCCTCGAAACGACCGTGCACATCCAGGAGTTCCACGAGCTGCGCACCGAACTGGCCCCGCGCCGTCGGCGCGGCTGGCTGCGCGGCCGCTACCGGCTGGCCGTCCAGAACCAGGGCAACACCCCGGTGCAGGTGGGCTTCACCCCCGGCCAGGCGGGCGAGGAGCTGGCGTTCGCCTTCACCCCGGCGAAGCCGAAGCTGGAGCCCGGCGAGTCGGCGGAGATCGGGCTGCGCGTCCGCACCGGCAAGCCGGTGTGGTTCGGCGCCCCGGTGGTCTGGCCGTTCACCGTGGACACGGCCGAGGACGGCGAGCAGGAGGAGCCCAGCCCGTACGAGAACGCCGTACGGACGCCGCTGGACGCCGAGTTCGTCCAGATTCCGATCTTCCCCAAGTGGCTCCTCGCACTGCTCGCCGCGCTCCTCGCGCTGCTGATCGCCTGGTTCCTGCTGGTCAGGCCCGCGGTGCGCAGTGCCGCCAAGGACGCGGCCGACGAGGCGGTCCAGGCACGTCCCACGCCCGCCGGACAGCAGACTCCGGGCAACAGTGGTTCCGGCGGCGCCGGTTCGGCCACTCCCGGCGGCCAGGGGTCGGGCGGTTCGGCCGGAGCGGGCGGCGACGGCGGCGGCACGGGTGGTGGCGGCACCGCCGGCGGCGGTCAGCAGAGCTCGCAGACCATCGACGTGCAGTCGGCGAGCGGCGAGACCAAGCCCGGCACCTACACGGTGCCGAAGGACAGTGTCTTCGAAGTGACGGACATCGTCGTCGCCAACTTCCAAGGCGACGAAGGGCTGTTGACGATCTCCTTCGGCGATCGCAAGATCACCACGATCGCCATGGAGACCTTCCGTAACCAGGACTACCACTGGGTGACCCCCATCAAGATCCCCGAGGGCGATGCCGTGTCCATCGAGGTGACCTGCAACAAGCCGGGCACGCCGGCCACCGGCCGTCGGGCGAAGGGCTGCCACGAGGTCCTGAACGTGAGCGGTGTGCTCCGCAGCACCAAGCAATGA
- a CDS encoding helix-turn-helix transcriptional regulator: MPSASAQEKNSPGRKSRVTVTVYAADPVLRVGIVHQLRQRPEVELLDEGDAEQAHVSLVVVDTVDEDVAALLDRLRINTVTRTGLVVGTLGSGGLQRVIECGVAAVLRRSEADHDQLLNLVLAVANGEGVLPGDLLGKLLSHVGSLQRSALDPRGLSLSTLTTREADMLRLVSEGLDTAEIARKTAYSERTVKNVLHEIITRLQLRNRAHAVGYALRNGLI, from the coding sequence ATGCCCAGTGCAAGTGCACAGGAGAAGAACTCGCCCGGACGTAAGAGCCGGGTGACCGTGACCGTGTACGCCGCCGACCCGGTCCTGCGCGTCGGTATCGTCCACCAGCTGCGCCAGCGCCCCGAGGTCGAACTGCTCGACGAGGGTGACGCGGAGCAGGCCCATGTGTCGCTCGTGGTCGTGGACACCGTCGACGAAGACGTGGCCGCCCTGCTGGACCGGCTGCGGATCAACACCGTCACCCGCACCGGCCTGGTGGTCGGCACGCTCGGCTCCGGCGGACTGCAGCGCGTCATCGAGTGCGGTGTGGCGGCGGTGCTGCGGCGTTCCGAGGCCGACCACGACCAACTGCTGAACCTGGTCCTGGCGGTGGCCAACGGCGAGGGTGTGCTCCCGGGCGATCTGCTGGGCAAGCTGCTGAGCCATGTGGGCAGCCTCCAGCGCTCGGCGCTCGACCCGCGGGGCCTGTCCCTGTCCACGCTGACCACGCGTGAGGCGGACATGCTGCGCCTGGTGTCGGAGGGCCTGGACACCGCGGAGATCGCCCGCAAGACCGCGTACTCGGAACGGACCGTCAAGAACGTCCTGCACGAGATCATCACCCGGCTCCAACTGCGCAACCGGGCCCACGCGGTGGGCTACGCGCTGCGCAACGGCCTTATATGA
- a CDS encoding DEAD/DEAH box helicase gives MNRTGRTTDGSSHLPRQKPARRSARSRPAETGRSGRKNNRPAAPREEFAPPVTVTPALPAVEAFADLDLPEPLLAALRTEGVAVPFPIQGATLPNSLAGRDVLGRGRTGSGKTLAFGLALLARIADQRAEPRRPLALVLVPTRELAQQVTDALTPYARALRLRLATVVGGLSIGRQASALRGGAEVVVATPGRLKDLIVRGDCQLDQVSVTVLDEADQMADMGFLPQVTALLDLVRPDGQRLLFSATLDRNVDRLVRNYLHDPVVHSVDPAAGAVTTMDHHVLHVEDEDKHATATEIAARDGRVIMFLDTKHAADRLAKKLLAVGVRAASLHGGKSQSQRNRTLAQFKDGHVTALIATNVAARGIHVDDLDLVVNFDPPGDHKDYLHRGGRTARAGASGTVVTLVLPHQRREMARLLVDAGITARTTRTRSGEAELSRITGARTPSGTPVVVTVPVADPPARPRSAGRGRDGRPVRSGRRRFPPSSKA, from the coding sequence ATGAACCGCACCGGCCGCACCACCGACGGCTCCTCACACCTGCCCCGGCAGAAACCGGCGCGCCGAAGCGCCCGGTCCCGTCCGGCCGAGACCGGGCGGAGCGGTCGTAAGAACAACCGCCCGGCCGCGCCCCGCGAGGAGTTCGCGCCGCCGGTCACCGTCACCCCTGCGCTGCCGGCCGTCGAGGCGTTCGCCGACCTCGACCTGCCCGAGCCGCTGCTGGCCGCCCTGCGCACCGAGGGCGTGGCCGTGCCCTTCCCCATCCAGGGAGCGACGCTGCCCAACTCGCTGGCCGGCCGGGACGTCCTGGGCCGCGGGCGTACCGGTTCGGGCAAGACACTCGCCTTCGGCCTCGCCCTGCTGGCCCGTATCGCGGACCAACGGGCCGAGCCCCGGCGGCCGTTGGCACTCGTCCTCGTGCCCACCCGGGAACTGGCCCAGCAGGTCACCGACGCCCTCACCCCCTATGCCCGGGCGCTGCGCCTGCGGCTGGCGACCGTGGTCGGCGGTCTGTCGATCGGCCGCCAGGCGAGCGCGCTCCGTGGCGGAGCCGAGGTCGTCGTAGCGACACCGGGACGGCTCAAGGACCTCATCGTCCGGGGCGACTGCCAGCTGGACCAGGTCTCCGTCACCGTCCTCGACGAGGCCGACCAGATGGCCGACATGGGCTTCCTGCCGCAGGTCACCGCCCTGCTCGACCTGGTGCGTCCCGACGGTCAGCGGCTGCTGTTCTCGGCCACCCTGGACCGTAACGTCGACCGGCTGGTGCGGAACTACCTGCACGACCCCGTCGTCCACTCCGTCGACCCCGCCGCGGGCGCGGTCACCACGATGGACCACCACGTGCTGCACGTCGAGGACGAGGACAAGCACGCCACCGCGACCGAGATCGCCGCCCGCGACGGCCGGGTGATCATGTTCCTCGACACCAAGCACGCGGCGGACCGGCTGGCCAAGAAGCTGCTGGCGGTCGGGGTGCGCGCGGCGTCCCTGCACGGCGGCAAGTCCCAGTCGCAGCGCAACCGGACCCTGGCCCAGTTCAAGGACGGCCATGTCACGGCCCTGATCGCCACCAACGTCGCGGCCCGCGGCATCCATGTCGACGACCTCGACCTCGTCGTCAACTTCGACCCGCCGGGTGACCACAAGGACTATCTGCACCGCGGCGGCCGTACCGCCCGCGCCGGTGCGTCCGGCACCGTCGTCACCCTGGTCCTGCCCCACCAGCGCCGCGAGATGGCCCGGCTGCTGGTCGACGCCGGCATAACCGCGCGGACCACCCGAACCCGATCGGGCGAGGCCGAGCTGAGCCGTATCACGGGAGCCAGGACTCCTTCCGGGACGCCCGTGGTGGTCACCGTCCCGGTCGCCGATCCGCCGGCGCGCCCCCGGTCCGCCGGTCGCGGGCGGGACGGACGGCCCGTCCGGAGCGGCCGTCGCAGGTTCCCGCCGAGCTCGAAGGCGTAG
- a CDS encoding cold-shock protein codes for MASGTVKWFNAEKGFGFIEQDGGGADVFAHYSNIATSGFRELQEGQKVTFDVTQGQKGPQAENIVPA; via the coding sequence ATGGCATCTGGCACCGTGAAGTGGTTCAACGCGGAAAAGGGTTTTGGCTTCATCGAGCAGGACGGTGGCGGCGCTGACGTGTTCGCCCACTACTCGAACATCGCCACCTCCGGCTTCCGTGAGCTTCAGGAGGGCCAGAAGGTTACCTTCGACGTCACGCAGGGTCAGAAGGGCCCGCAGGCCGAGAACATCGTTCCTGCCTGA
- a CDS encoding CGNR zinc finger domain-containing protein has protein sequence MNLDHVFVCGNPALDFAATLRARRTVRFEMFATPDRLNAWYVESGLVDAVSPVQEADVEQATTVREAVYRLVTARRLGEECDGAALTVVNNAARMPSAVPQLTPSGRWTQATPEEALSMVARHAVELLSGPDVPLLRECGNPECTRTYIDRSRGTRRQWCGMESCGNKIKAAAYRARKKSAPAATR, from the coding sequence GTGAACCTCGATCATGTCTTCGTCTGCGGAAACCCGGCGCTGGACTTCGCCGCCACACTCCGAGCGCGCCGTACGGTCCGCTTCGAGATGTTCGCGACGCCGGACAGGCTGAACGCATGGTATGTGGAGTCCGGCCTCGTCGACGCGGTCTCCCCCGTTCAGGAGGCCGACGTCGAGCAGGCGACGACCGTAAGGGAAGCCGTGTACCGGCTGGTCACCGCCCGGCGGCTCGGCGAGGAGTGCGACGGGGCGGCGCTGACCGTCGTGAACAACGCGGCACGCATGCCGTCCGCGGTGCCGCAGCTCACCCCGTCGGGGCGATGGACGCAGGCGACGCCGGAGGAAGCCCTCTCCATGGTGGCGCGCCATGCCGTCGAGTTGCTGAGCGGGCCGGACGTGCCCCTGCTCAGGGAGTGCGGCAACCCCGAGTGCACCCGCACCTACATCGACCGTTCGCGGGGCACGCGCCGGCAGTGGTGCGGGATGGAGTCCTGCGGCAACAAGATCAAGGCGGCCGCCTACCGCGCCCGCAAGAAGTCCGCGCCCGCGGCGACCCGCTGA
- a CDS encoding DUF4255 domain-containing protein, with protein sequence MIHEVDEGLRRLLGESGLEASGVDVVFDAPTRDWAARRSAPTVCVFLYDIREDAVRRGSGSGEVYDEDGHLVARRTPPRWFELTYLVTAWATRPQDEHRLLSQVLGTLVAADTLPARLLTGTLAELGLTVGLDTAGSGDAPTASDVWSAMGGELKASLNVRVRAPLAGITKATAPPVTEGLVVRATPRTEDADEGRRLRYTETSDPGPSGYAGPRERPAPARRRRRGDRQP encoded by the coding sequence GTGATCCACGAGGTCGACGAGGGGCTGCGCAGGCTGCTCGGCGAGTCCGGCCTGGAGGCGTCGGGTGTCGACGTGGTCTTCGACGCCCCCACCCGGGACTGGGCGGCGCGCCGCAGCGCCCCGACGGTCTGCGTCTTCCTGTACGACATCCGCGAGGACGCCGTACGGCGCGGCAGCGGCTCCGGGGAGGTGTACGACGAGGACGGCCACCTCGTGGCGCGGCGCACCCCGCCGCGCTGGTTCGAGCTGACGTACCTGGTCACCGCGTGGGCGACCCGCCCGCAGGACGAACACCGGCTGCTCTCGCAGGTGCTCGGCACGCTGGTGGCCGCCGACACCCTGCCCGCGCGGCTGCTCACCGGCACGCTCGCCGAACTCGGCCTGACCGTGGGCCTTGACACCGCCGGGTCCGGTGACGCGCCGACCGCCTCCGACGTGTGGTCGGCGATGGGCGGCGAACTGAAGGCCTCGCTCAACGTGCGGGTACGGGCACCGCTCGCCGGCATCACCAAGGCCACCGCGCCTCCGGTCACCGAGGGCCTCGTCGTACGTGCCACCCCGCGCACCGAGGACGCGGACGAGGGCCGCCGCCTGCGCTACACGGAGACCAGCGACCCGGGCCCGAGCGGCTATGCGGGCCCCCGCGAACGTCCCGCACCGGCCAGGCGCCGCCGCAGGGGGGACCGGCAGCCGTGA
- a CDS encoding TetR/AcrR family transcriptional regulator: MSDALTAKGRATRARIVKGAAEVLREQGVAFATLDDIRSRTGTSKSQLFHYFPGGKDELLLAVARFEADRVLEDQQPHLGRLDSWESWQQWRDVVVERYERQGDHCPLGSLFLQVGRSRPGARAIVTELMSQWQEQLARGMRALRANGLVSPALDVDRTAAALLAGIQGGVAIMMSTGDSTHLRAALDTGIDHLRATAVA, from the coding sequence ATGTCCGACGCACTGACCGCGAAGGGCCGCGCCACGCGGGCCCGTATCGTCAAAGGGGCGGCCGAGGTGCTGCGTGAGCAGGGGGTCGCCTTCGCCACGCTCGACGACATTCGCAGCCGGACCGGCACGAGCAAGAGCCAGCTGTTCCACTACTTCCCGGGCGGCAAGGACGAACTGCTGCTGGCGGTGGCCCGGTTCGAGGCGGACCGCGTCCTGGAGGACCAGCAGCCCCACCTGGGGCGGCTGGACTCGTGGGAGTCCTGGCAGCAGTGGCGGGACGTGGTGGTGGAACGCTATGAACGCCAGGGCGATCACTGCCCGTTGGGGTCGCTGTTCCTTCAGGTGGGGCGGTCGCGCCCGGGCGCACGGGCGATCGTGACGGAGCTGATGAGCCAGTGGCAGGAGCAGCTCGCCCGCGGCATGCGCGCCCTGCGGGCAAACGGCCTGGTGTCGCCGGCTCTCGATGTGGACCGGACGGCCGCCGCACTGCTGGCGGGCATCCAGGGAGGCGTGGCGATCATGATGTCCACGGGCGACTCGACCCACCTCAGGGCGGCGCTCGACACCGGCATCGACCACCTGCGCGCGACGGCGGTCGCATAG
- a CDS encoding alpha/beta fold hydrolase: MIDRRGFGKALGVGTGAAALSVAGLQSASAAQTLPMAVPAAAPTADPATASGGRTGFPRLKQIRAGLLDVGYAELGPAHGPAVICLHGWPYDIHSYVDVAPLLAEQGCRVIVPYLRGHGTTRFLSDRTFRNAQQSAIALDVIALMDALKIEKAVLAGFDWGSRTADIVAALWPERCKALVSVSGYLITNREAQLSPIAPQAEHTWWYQYYFATERGRQAMEAPKLRHDLTRFVWDTVSPTWDFDDATFERTAAAFENPDYAAVVIHNYRWRLSLADGEPRYDGLEKRLAARPYIDVPTITLDPERDPFTAPGNGSTYRDRFTGKYEHRTLTGIGHNLPQEAPTAFAQAVVDVDHF; encoded by the coding sequence ATGATCGACAGGCGTGGCTTCGGCAAGGCCCTGGGAGTGGGAACAGGCGCCGCCGCCCTTTCGGTGGCCGGCCTGCAGAGCGCGTCCGCGGCGCAGACCCTCCCCATGGCCGTCCCCGCGGCAGCCCCCACGGCCGACCCCGCGACCGCGTCCGGCGGACGCACCGGCTTCCCGCGGCTGAAGCAGATCAGGGCCGGCCTGCTGGACGTCGGCTACGCCGAACTGGGCCCGGCCCACGGCCCGGCGGTCATCTGCCTGCACGGCTGGCCGTACGACATCCACAGTTACGTCGATGTCGCCCCGCTGCTGGCGGAGCAGGGGTGCCGGGTGATCGTCCCGTACCTGCGCGGCCACGGCACGACGCGCTTCCTCTCCGACCGGACGTTCCGCAACGCCCAGCAGTCGGCGATCGCCCTGGACGTCATCGCCCTGATGGACGCCCTGAAGATCGAGAAGGCGGTGCTGGCCGGCTTCGACTGGGGCTCGCGCACCGCGGACATCGTCGCCGCGCTGTGGCCCGAGCGCTGCAAGGCCCTCGTGTCGGTGAGCGGATACCTGATCACCAACCGCGAGGCCCAGCTCTCACCGATCGCACCGCAAGCGGAGCACACCTGGTGGTACCAGTACTACTTCGCCACCGAGCGCGGCCGGCAGGCCATGGAGGCCCCGAAACTGCGCCACGACCTGACCCGGTTCGTCTGGGACACCGTCTCCCCGACGTGGGACTTCGACGACGCCACCTTCGAGCGCACCGCGGCCGCCTTCGAGAACCCGGACTACGCGGCCGTCGTCATCCACAACTACCGCTGGCGGCTGAGCCTCGCCGACGGCGAGCCTCGCTACGACGGTCTGGAGAAGCGGCTCGCCGCCCGCCCGTACATCGACGTGCCGACCATCACCCTCGACCCCGAGCGCGACCCCTTCACGGCACCGGGCAACGGCTCCACCTACCGCGACAGGTTCACGGGCAAGTACGAGCACCGCACCCTGACCGGCATCGGCCACAACCTGCCCCAGGAGGCGCCGACGGCCTTCGCGCAGGCGGTCGTGGACGTGGACCACTTCTGA
- a CDS encoding helix-turn-helix domain-containing protein, whose translation MSGATEAGQAEAFAQLLRELKDRSGLSYGALAKRLHMSTSTVHRYCNGTAVPVEYAPVERLARVCRATPQELVELHRRWILADAARGYRADQVAAEGEEKHEDGGKDEAESGEPVVVGMPGEPAPPLRTPWLRRTPMLRRRRTALIASLAVVAALGAVVFALRPTGAGDTGDTTQAPITGTPETGESGKAGKPSATPSPGGSGSGRKPSASASNSPAATAGSGGADGRGGARTTDDSVGGAVPLTVGTRPYVYEDPCSQHFLVDSEPEQVGPPASEQDAPRWAAAYGAVSSGGQRVALTVQGTGEDTVVLEALHVRVLTKGAPLAWNDYSMGVGCGGGVGTKSFDIGLDSGSPTVTVKNGQRDFPYKVSESDPEVFYVNAHTTAHDVRWDLTLDWSSGTRHGTVRIDNNGTPFRTSADAGRPGYDYPLGGGEWIKRGS comes from the coding sequence GTGTCAGGGGCGACGGAGGCCGGGCAGGCGGAGGCGTTCGCGCAGCTGCTGCGGGAGCTCAAGGACCGCTCGGGACTGAGCTACGGGGCGCTTGCCAAACGTCTGCACATGAGTACGTCGACGGTGCACCGCTATTGCAACGGCACCGCGGTGCCGGTCGAGTACGCACCCGTGGAGCGCCTCGCCAGGGTCTGCCGGGCGACGCCGCAGGAGCTCGTGGAGCTGCACCGGCGCTGGATCCTGGCGGACGCGGCACGCGGGTACCGGGCGGATCAGGTCGCGGCGGAGGGCGAGGAAAAGCACGAGGACGGAGGCAAGGACGAGGCCGAGAGCGGTGAGCCGGTTGTCGTCGGCATGCCGGGCGAGCCCGCGCCGCCGCTTCGTACGCCTTGGCTCCGTCGTACCCCCATGCTCCGCCGCCGCCGTACCGCGTTGATCGCCTCCCTCGCGGTGGTCGCCGCGCTGGGAGCCGTCGTGTTCGCCCTGCGCCCGACGGGCGCCGGGGACACCGGGGACACCACGCAGGCGCCGATCACCGGCACCCCCGAGACCGGCGAGAGCGGCAAGGCCGGAAAGCCCTCCGCCACACCGTCTCCCGGCGGGAGCGGGAGCGGTCGCAAGCCGTCCGCATCGGCCTCCAACTCCCCTGCCGCGACCGCCGGTTCCGGGGGCGCCGACGGGCGGGGCGGGGCCCGGACCACCGACGACAGCGTCGGCGGCGCCGTCCCGCTCACTGTCGGCACCCGTCCCTACGTATACGAGGATCCGTGCAGCCAGCACTTCCTCGTCGACAGCGAACCCGAGCAGGTCGGCCCGCCGGCGAGCGAGCAGGACGCTCCGCGCTGGGCCGCCGCGTACGGGGCGGTGTCCTCGGGCGGGCAGCGGGTCGCCCTCACGGTCCAGGGCACCGGCGAGGACACCGTCGTCCTGGAGGCGTTGCACGTACGCGTCCTGACCAAGGGCGCGCCCCTCGCCTGGAACGACTACTCGATGGGTGTCGGCTGCGGTGGCGGCGTCGGCACCAAGTCGTTCGACATCGGCCTCGACAGCGGCAGCCCCACGGTCACCGTCAAGAACGGCCAGCGCGACTTCCCGTACAAGGTCAGCGAGTCCGACCCGGAGGTCTTCTACGTCAACGCCCACACCACGGCGCACGACGTCCGCTGGGACCTCACCCTGGACTGGTCCAGCGGCACCCGCCACGGCACGGTCCGCATCGACAACAACGGCACCCCGTTCCGTACGAGCGCCGACGCGGGCCGCCCGGGTTACGACTACCCGCTGGGCGGCGGCGAGTGGATCAAACGGGGGAGCTGA